The following are encoded in a window of Francisella tularensis subsp. tularensis genomic DNA:
- a CDS encoding APC family permease: protein MLSNQSTMRINRAVTPYKQELAKKLNLFHLIAFGLNYMIPFAPAIIFGIIAKTSGTTVSLPYLFAMIIIMSFTAFSYVYMVKRNPVAGSLYSYVESIFGKRLGFLAGWILFLDYILVPTVVAMSATIYLQHYIPEIPYYVILCSYVLITGLFNLLGISIVANVGLILLIIMEILLIICLFVLGSSAISTSQELLSLRPFEFNSISGLFTATTLCVLSYLGYDAISTLAEEAKNPIARM, encoded by the coding sequence ATGTTATCTAATCAAAGTACAATGAGAATAAATAGAGCTGTAACACCATACAAACAAGAGTTAGCCAAAAAACTAAACCTTTTTCACTTGATAGCTTTTGGTCTAAATTATATGATCCCTTTCGCACCTGCGATAATATTTGGCATCATCGCTAAAACATCTGGAACTACTGTGAGTTTGCCATATCTTTTCGCTATGATTATTATTATGTCATTTACAGCTTTTAGTTATGTCTATATGGTTAAAAGAAATCCTGTAGCAGGCTCTTTGTATAGCTATGTCGAGTCTATCTTTGGCAAAAGATTGGGGTTTCTAGCTGGATGGATTTTATTTCTTGACTATATTTTAGTACCGACTGTTGTTGCTATGAGTGCAACCATTTATCTACAACATTACATCCCAGAGATTCCATATTACGTAATTTTATGTTCATATGTATTAATAACTGGACTATTCAATCTTCTTGGTATTAGTATAGTTGCCAATGTTGGACTAATATTATTAATAATTATGGAAATTCTTCTAATAATCTGTTTATTTGTATTAGGTAGCTCTGCGATAAGTACCTCTCAAGAGCTACTAAGCTTAAGACCTTTTGAATTTAACTCTATAAGTGGATTATTTACAGCAACTACTCTTTGTGTACTAAGCTACTTAGGTTATGATGCGATATCAACACTTGCAGAAGAGGCTAAAAACCCAATAGCAAGGATGTGA
- a CDS encoding DnaJ C-terminal domain-containing protein: MADYYSLLGVSRDASEADIKKAYRRLAKKYHPDVNKEKGAEDKFKEIQTAYDVLGDKEKKKLYDTYGENWDKVQQGGFGGAGGGFGGFSQSGRSQSFNFEDLGDIFGDLFGGGAGARGFGGGQPRARKGEDINISLRLNVEDAIKGGSRTVSYNYQEVGANGMPTMQHQSVDVKIPPAMGNGKKLRVKGKGGAGIGANAPAGDLYIKIEVVDHKNYKVDGNDIYEHINIAPWEAALGTSLEIDTPYGKKKMKVPEGSQSGRKMRIKGKGLGDGDFYIVYDVKLPLADTDEKKEFYKQMQEKMNFNPRA; this comes from the coding sequence ATGGCAGATTATTATTCTTTACTAGGCGTTAGTAGAGATGCATCAGAAGCAGATATAAAAAAAGCATATAGAAGATTAGCAAAAAAATATCACCCTGATGTTAACAAGGAAAAAGGCGCTGAAGATAAATTTAAAGAAATCCAAACAGCTTATGATGTTTTAGGAGATAAAGAAAAGAAAAAACTTTATGACACATATGGGGAAAACTGGGATAAGGTTCAGCAAGGCGGTTTTGGTGGAGCTGGCGGTGGCTTTGGTGGTTTCTCGCAAAGTGGACGATCTCAGAGTTTTAATTTTGAGGATTTAGGTGATATCTTTGGCGATCTTTTTGGTGGTGGAGCTGGTGCTAGAGGTTTTGGTGGAGGTCAGCCAAGAGCCAGGAAAGGTGAGGATATAAATATCTCTTTGCGCTTAAATGTTGAAGATGCTATCAAGGGAGGTTCAAGAACAGTTTCGTATAATTACCAAGAAGTAGGTGCTAATGGCATGCCTACAATGCAGCATCAAAGTGTCGATGTTAAAATACCACCAGCAATGGGTAATGGTAAGAAACTTCGTGTCAAAGGTAAAGGCGGAGCTGGTATTGGCGCAAACGCACCAGCTGGTGATCTTTATATCAAAATAGAAGTAGTAGATCATAAAAATTATAAAGTTGATGGTAATGATATTTATGAGCATATCAATATTGCACCATGGGAAGCAGCTCTTGGTACATCACTAGAGATTGATACTCCTTATGGTAAGAAAAAAATGAAAGTACCAGAAGGAAGTCAATCAGGGCGTAAAATGCGTATCAAGGGTAAGGGCCTTGGTGATGGTGATTTTTATATTGTTTATGATGTTAAGCTACCTCTTGCAGATACTGATGAGAAAAAAGAATTCTACAAGCAGATGCAAGAAAAAATGAATTTTAATCCTAGGGCTTAG